The Gemmatimonadota bacterium genome has a segment encoding these proteins:
- a CDS encoding GNAT family N-acetyltransferase, whose translation MPGYILIKGLSMKELNIRKADATDSDFVFAVKKAAFREYVEQVEGWDDTHQRGLHNKRFDSQDFRIIQFQGNDVGFFSTSCTSDSLKVHQLFIHLEYQGRGIGSACMTRILTDADATGKAVKLQVLKINIRGIAFYQRLGFSIIGEDSTHVQMKKLPALTDPALL comes from the coding sequence ATGCCAGGATACATTCTAATAAAAGGTCTCTCCATGAAAGAGTTGAACATTCGGAAGGCGGATGCAACTGACAGCGACTTTGTCTTTGCCGTAAAGAAGGCCGCATTCCGCGAATATGTAGAGCAAGTCGAGGGCTGGGACGATACACATCAGAGGGGATTACACAACAAGCGGTTTGATTCGCAGGATTTTCGCATTATCCAATTTCAGGGAAACGATGTAGGATTCTTCTCCACATCCTGTACTTCCGATTCTCTCAAGGTCCATCAGCTCTTTATCCATCTAGAGTATCAGGGCAGAGGGATTGGATCAGCATGTATGACACGCATTCTCACTGATGCTGACGCTACGGGGAAGGCTGTGAAACTGCAAGTATTAAAGATCAACATCCGCGGCATCGCCTTCTACCAGAGACTGGGATTTTCAATCATCGGTGAAGATTCTACACATGTTCAGATGAAAAAACTGCCAGCACTTACAGACCCGGCGCTTCTATAA
- a CDS encoding GNAT family N-acetyltransferase — MTIKIRKANGADIAAILSMQEDLTSEGAIWGYGPDSAEVWNDRNLDWLFLAIDGCEPVGFIYCEERPYRGECVFPEGSRILEIIELYVRPESRHSGIGQRLVKTAQSKAEAAGFGYMRLYSAAKRFDDILAFYRDCGFAPWYLEMVKPIEELDWGKPVGKEVW, encoded by the coding sequence ATGACTATCAAAATCCGTAAGGCAAACGGGGCGGATATAGCCGCCATCCTTTCGATGCAGGAAGACCTGACATCCGAAGGCGCAATATGGGGCTATGGCCCCGATTCGGCAGAAGTGTGGAATGACCGCAACCTGGATTGGCTCTTTTTGGCGATAGATGGTTGTGAGCCTGTTGGTTTCATCTATTGTGAGGAACGGCCATATCGAGGCGAATGTGTATTCCCCGAAGGTAGCCGTATTCTCGAAATCATTGAACTATATGTGCGTCCCGAATCCCGCCACAGTGGAATAGGCCAGCGACTGGTCAAAACTGCTCAATCAAAAGCAGAAGCCGCTGGATTCGGTTACATGCGGCTCTACTCGGCAGCGAAGCGTTTCGATGACATCCTTGCATTTTATCGGGACTGTGGATTTGCTCCCTGGTACCTCGAGATGGTGAAACCGATCGAAGAGTTAGATTGGGGAAAACCTGTAGGGAAAGAAGTGTGGTAA
- a CDS encoding phytanoyl-CoA dioxygenase family protein, translated as MANAGVRSKREILLDTGYFVEKGVLSDSDIRVCKDRLREIALRIDFYRDKLRAIIDVQDEAYQNHPDPLLRFDWINEISFRDRVLWKYSAAHPRLIALAMEVLGPDIYPLNGGGFFMKPPRCGGEVPWHQDASPFDGSEDIPVPVLFDFWLGLDAADVENGCMELIPGSHTLGRLEHEQTGKILREMDPFKHGFTEDDVVRIETDPGDVIVWHQDLIHRSSANFSDRPRIGKASVYMSKADEETIRQMSDPWGMNPNRPPICLDGKICELTHFIEAPGL; from the coding sequence ATGGCAAATGCAGGTGTGAGATCGAAACGGGAGATTTTGCTCGATACCGGATATTTTGTAGAAAAGGGCGTCCTGAGCGATTCGGATATTAGGGTTTGTAAGGATCGATTGCGAGAGATTGCGCTCCGTATTGATTTTTACCGCGATAAGCTTCGGGCGATTATAGATGTGCAGGACGAGGCGTACCAGAACCATCCCGATCCTCTGTTGCGATTTGATTGGATCAATGAGATTTCGTTTCGCGATCGGGTATTGTGGAAATATTCTGCTGCACACCCCAGGCTTATCGCATTGGCTATGGAAGTGTTAGGTCCCGATATTTATCCACTTAATGGCGGCGGGTTCTTTATGAAACCTCCCCGTTGTGGCGGTGAGGTACCGTGGCACCAGGATGCGAGTCCTTTCGATGGTTCAGAGGATATACCCGTGCCTGTGCTTTTCGATTTCTGGCTGGGGCTGGATGCGGCAGATGTTGAAAATGGGTGTATGGAACTGATTCCTGGATCGCATACTCTGGGGCGTTTGGAGCACGAGCAGACGGGTAAGATTTTGAGGGAGATGGATCCCTTTAAGCACGGATTTACCGAGGACGATGTGGTGCGTATTGAGACTGATCCTGGCGATGTGATTGTGTGGCATCAAGATCTGATCCACCGATCTTCTGCTAATTTCTCAGATCGTCCGCGGATTGGCAAAGCGAGTGTTTATATGTCCAAAGCCGATGAAGAGACGATACGGCAAATGTCCGATCCCTGGGGAATGAATCCAAATCGACCACCGATCTGTTTGGACGGTAAAATCTGTGAACTGACGCATTTTATAGAAGCGCCGGGTCTGTAA
- a CDS encoding phytanoyl-CoA dioxygenase family protein: MKNPSKTNTNRMTPDEIQHWKRNGYFVRENVFSHKENDDLRQVAEDIVAGKRKMPMAHIDRNALVRDGKDTRSGIYAMHKIHHPSCYIPEFLARVRDPRLTDPVADILGPDILGINNLFIWKAPEIGLGFPWHQDKFYFGKRFRTATTVGTWTAVDPADRENGCLYVIPGSHKQEISEHDDIEGSQQNEFKLARNARDEDGIPVEAPPGAVIWFHSHLLHKSTNNHSQRFRRSYVSHYLSAQAEWMNSENAGKGQPIMWVRGQTFSGKVQEVTREVIPAE, encoded by the coding sequence ATGAAAAACCCATCAAAAACAAATACCAATCGCATGACACCCGATGAAATTCAGCACTGGAAACGCAATGGTTATTTTGTGCGCGAAAACGTCTTTTCACATAAGGAAAACGACGACCTGCGACAGGTCGCCGAAGACATTGTCGCGGGAAAGCGAAAAATGCCAATGGCTCACATCGACCGCAATGCCCTTGTCCGGGACGGCAAAGACACGCGGTCTGGCATCTACGCCATGCACAAAATCCACCACCCCAGTTGCTACATCCCGGAATTCCTCGCCCGCGTGCGCGACCCACGCCTGACAGACCCGGTTGCCGATATTCTCGGCCCAGACATTCTGGGCATCAACAACCTGTTTATCTGGAAAGCCCCAGAAATCGGATTGGGATTCCCCTGGCACCAGGACAAATTTTATTTTGGCAAACGGTTCAGAACAGCAACAACTGTCGGCACCTGGACAGCAGTCGATCCAGCCGATCGCGAAAACGGCTGCCTCTACGTAATTCCCGGCAGTCACAAACAGGAAATCTCCGAACACGACGACATTGAAGGATCTCAGCAAAATGAATTCAAACTCGCGCGCAATGCCCGCGATGAGGACGGCATTCCCGTAGAAGCCCCCCCTGGTGCGGTCATCTGGTTCCACTCTCACCTGCTACACAAAAGCACAAATAATCATAGCCAACGATTTAGGCGCAGCTATGTATCGCACTACTTAAGCGCGCAAGCAGAATGGATGAATTCGGAAAACGCTGGCAAAGGCCAGCCCATCATGTGGGTAAGAGGACAAACCTTTTCCGGTAAAGTTCAAGAGGTTACGCGAGAAGTTATTCCCGCTGAGTAA
- a CDS encoding VOC family protein, with protein MSIHRITAMVPITDLDQAITFYSQGLGLQVTQRKDEWGHALLEGEHGCQVMIDRSIRTESNASTVVYYYTSDIETLRDRVIAAGFEPDPIRITFYGMTEFRVRDPDGNQVWIGAREAPDTYLNSGDRI; from the coding sequence GTGAGCATACATCGCATCACCGCAATGGTTCCAATAACCGATTTGGATCAAGCCATAACCTTCTACTCACAAGGCCTGGGTCTCCAGGTCACCCAGCGTAAAGACGAGTGGGGCCATGCCCTGCTGGAAGGTGAACACGGTTGCCAGGTGATGATAGACCGTTCGATTCGCACGGAATCGAACGCCTCAACCGTCGTTTACTACTATACGTCCGATATTGAAACGTTAAGAGACCGCGTGATCGCCGCTGGTTTCGAACCCGATCCTATCCGCATAACCTTCTACGGCATGACAGAATTTCGAGTTCGCGATCCCGATGGCAATCAGGTCTGGATCGGCGCGCGTGAGGCTCCCGATACCTATTTAAACTCAGGAGATCGTATATGA
- a CDS encoding GNAT family N-acetyltransferase — translation MNNVKDSRIFYTKGRIVGLTEFLMEDYRPFYQTWKDISTQKNFNTTHYWESYEDFLALFTNPDRPPQRFNATIVRLKDQVPVGRISLAPAHLEPDLGIWIYKPFRFKGYGTEAVQLSVDFIFGEFDLEYIIAGIYEHNQPSINLFTKVGFFRAPELDEIEDNDFSDGKIAQLGFRINKAQDSGKAKTPYDTKM, via the coding sequence GTGAACAACGTCAAAGACAGCCGAATCTTCTACACCAAAGGAAGAATCGTTGGCCTCACTGAGTTCCTGATGGAAGATTATAGGCCGTTCTACCAAACGTGGAAGGATATCTCAACGCAGAAAAACTTCAATACGACGCACTATTGGGAATCCTACGAGGATTTCCTTGCACTTTTTACCAACCCGGACAGACCGCCACAACGGTTCAATGCCACTATTGTTCGTTTGAAGGATCAAGTTCCCGTTGGTCGCATCAGCCTTGCTCCGGCACACCTTGAACCAGATCTGGGCATCTGGATCTATAAGCCCTTCAGATTTAAGGGATACGGAACAGAAGCCGTGCAACTCTCAGTGGACTTTATTTTCGGAGAATTTGACCTCGAATATATTATTGCCGGAATATACGAGCACAATCAGCCAAGCATCAATCTTTTTACAAAAGTCGGCTTCTTTCGAGCCCCCGAACTCGACGAAATTGAAGACAACGATTTCAGTGATGGCAAAATTGCACAACTTGGGTTTCGAATAAACAAA